A genomic window from Candidatus Methylacidiphilum fumarolicum includes:
- a CDS encoding NACHT domain-containing protein — protein sequence MDTNAPNIRIHSLFTAIQNLACGEAALARFQSMLDEFSKAWRRAKYYSQKPDAIQIRVENARAFLPLLMYRLRARDTGAAEEWSKLLSDIEVDLMADMKRWRAEETKLLPADRESGYSSVHNTVRNNLISIRQCLAIVHKEKEYIQSPAFKVLLDPQLLVIGEWGTGKTHLLCDVTQDRLDRGQSTLFVLAKNFQGSVVAEICKRLDARLKVAKIFDLLEELASESDERAVVILDGVNEGHRHEWRKAVATFQALVADRPNIGLIVSCRTPFESIALKKKNLEKFHVIRHDGFEDQEFDAQAAFFQYYNLPLPEVPLLDKEFSRPLTLKLICQSFQDLTGKKLEQGFTGIASGQKGMTYVLESFVKRVGKPIEKKYGLRPNGCWELLKGSDQIRDRKLSGFAPCMAENLRDYVSRLQADRIIAANYQKLEPSRRRQLLDELRTNGLIEEDAVWYSTNSRHKFRVVFRLPYQRFSDHLIARYLLKTHLDVSSVATIKRSFTAKSPLARIFQMPKGYQRVYAKPNLAQALITEFPERAGERLPPEQRELFFVLPKRAQDLDAYRDPFIEGVFWRASKSFTQGTQALINKYLNAGSLVWERMVDALAAVSIKPKHPCSARHLYDFLARYPMAERDLKWSEYLRRRHTSPTIHRLLTWVEKLDAVKMTECSVTEVVPLLSLVLTTVVRRDRDLATKALVLIGEKFPKELFTHVVTSLGFNDPYVPERMLAAAYGTTLSLVDSEEAPTFRPLLGDFANTLYEEMFGPGARYATHHTLMRDYALGIIQIAQRAGVVALPKAASRYLAPPFPNTPSPFASDGTPDPAVKEAIGQAIRMDFGNYTIGRLISNRENYDCKNTDYVQVLAKIERRIFDLGYRADRFKEADMEIYDASWNARDQEKVDRYGKKYSWIAYFEMWGEREAARKLPDWSIGERTPDCSIDPSFPKRPPGWTPPIPDLFGDPGVATESWVESSFIPNWRPLLVVPEINGHPGDWVLVQGFIYGVDESHDRELFASLRGVFVAQRDVASFRAKFLAVEYPGSNAIPKGATEYYLYAGEAGRRQNYARQLYQRNGRYRPQIAEAFDRHVPMFLKEKTAPDTVKTGSTSDEAIETDIPLGSIPKRHVPGIRVEIPYIHFGWESYPSSINDFSDFYLPAPKLIQCAGLASKNREIDFYDTMGKAGTLYREAGDGCKGNQHSLLYVRADLLRRYLKDTRQALAWCIWGERDWLKKMEGHDKIHDPVRERIYEAHGHIHRAFFLWSVKDSKII from the coding sequence ATGGATACTAATGCACCAAATATCCGGATTCACTCACTCTTCACTGCGATCCAGAACCTCGCCTGTGGAGAGGCTGCTCTTGCTAGATTTCAGTCGATGCTGGATGAATTTTCCAAGGCTTGGCGTCGCGCCAAATACTACAGTCAGAAGCCCGACGCAATTCAGATACGAGTGGAGAATGCTCGCGCGTTCTTGCCACTGTTGATGTATCGCCTGCGCGCGCGTGACACAGGGGCGGCGGAAGAGTGGTCGAAGCTCCTCTCCGACATTGAAGTCGACTTAATGGCGGATATGAAGCGCTGGCGTGCCGAGGAGACGAAGCTGTTGCCGGCCGACAGAGAGAGCGGCTACTCCTCTGTGCATAACACTGTTCGCAACAACTTGATCTCCATCCGCCAATGTCTGGCCATTGTGCATAAGGAGAAGGAATACATCCAGAGTCCAGCGTTCAAAGTTCTGCTTGATCCGCAGCTCCTGGTAATTGGTGAATGGGGCACGGGTAAGACGCATCTGCTGTGCGATGTCACGCAAGATCGGCTCGATCGCGGCCAATCCACCCTTTTTGTTCTGGCCAAAAACTTTCAAGGCAGCGTTGTTGCGGAAATCTGCAAACGACTTGATGCACGCCTCAAGGTAGCGAAGATATTCGACCTACTTGAAGAATTGGCAAGCGAGAGTGATGAGCGGGCGGTTGTCATCCTTGACGGAGTAAACGAAGGCCATCGTCATGAGTGGAGAAAAGCGGTTGCCACTTTTCAAGCACTCGTTGCAGACCGACCGAACATTGGGCTAATCGTCTCGTGCCGAACGCCGTTTGAGTCCATCGCCCTCAAGAAAAAAAACCTCGAGAAATTTCATGTGATCCGTCACGACGGATTCGAAGATCAAGAATTCGATGCTCAGGCGGCCTTCTTTCAATACTACAACTTGCCTTTGCCCGAAGTACCGCTGCTGGACAAAGAATTCTCACGGCCGCTCACACTGAAGCTGATCTGCCAATCATTCCAAGACCTTACAGGAAAGAAGTTGGAACAGGGGTTTACAGGTATCGCCTCGGGTCAAAAGGGAATGACTTATGTCCTCGAGTCATTCGTCAAGCGCGTTGGCAAGCCGATTGAGAAGAAATATGGTCTGAGGCCCAATGGGTGCTGGGAACTACTAAAGGGAAGCGATCAAATCCGCGACAGGAAGCTCTCCGGCTTCGCGCCGTGCATGGCAGAGAATCTGCGGGACTATGTTAGCCGATTGCAGGCAGATCGCATCATCGCAGCCAACTACCAGAAATTGGAACCGTCACGGCGGCGCCAGCTTCTTGACGAGCTACGGACAAACGGCCTCATCGAAGAGGATGCCGTCTGGTATTCAACCAACTCCAGGCATAAATTCCGGGTTGTCTTCCGTCTTCCCTACCAACGATTCAGCGACCACTTGATCGCACGGTATTTGCTGAAGACGCATCTCGATGTTTCTTCGGTTGCAACAATCAAGCGAAGCTTCACTGCCAAATCCCCGCTCGCGCGGATTTTCCAAATGCCCAAAGGATACCAGCGAGTGTACGCAAAACCGAACTTGGCGCAAGCGCTGATTACCGAATTTCCGGAGCGTGCGGGGGAGCGATTGCCGCCTGAGCAGCGAGAACTGTTCTTTGTCTTACCTAAGCGCGCTCAGGATTTGGATGCCTACCGCGACCCATTCATCGAAGGTGTCTTTTGGCGCGCCTCTAAGTCTTTCACCCAGGGTACGCAGGCTCTCATCAATAAATATTTGAACGCTGGGTCGCTGGTCTGGGAACGAATGGTTGATGCCTTGGCAGCCGTCTCGATCAAGCCAAAGCATCCGTGCAGCGCCCGGCATCTATATGATTTCCTGGCGCGCTACCCGATGGCGGAACGCGATCTTAAGTGGTCTGAATACCTTCGGAGACGGCACACATCGCCCACCATTCACCGGTTACTGACCTGGGTAGAGAAGCTCGACGCGGTAAAAATGACGGAGTGCTCTGTGACGGAGGTCGTTCCATTGCTTTCCCTAGTCCTTACAACGGTCGTTCGCCGCGACCGCGACCTAGCCACAAAGGCGCTTGTGTTGATCGGCGAAAAGTTTCCCAAAGAGCTGTTCACCCACGTCGTGACGAGCCTCGGATTCAATGATCCCTATGTGCCGGAACGCATGTTAGCGGCTGCGTACGGGACGACGTTGTCTTTGGTGGACTCGGAAGAGGCACCGACGTTTCGACCCTTACTCGGGGATTTTGCGAACACCCTGTACGAAGAGATGTTCGGACCTGGTGCGCGCTACGCAACCCACCACACTCTGATGAGGGACTACGCGCTTGGTATCATTCAGATCGCCCAGCGCGCGGGTGTCGTTGCGCTACCCAAAGCCGCTAGCCGATATCTTGCGCCGCCGTTTCCGAACACACCTTCACCATTTGCAAGTGACGGCACGCCTGATCCAGCTGTGAAAGAAGCTATTGGTCAAGCCATTCGTATGGATTTTGGCAACTATACGATAGGACGCTTGATTTCCAATCGGGAGAACTACGACTGTAAGAACACAGATTATGTCCAGGTTCTTGCGAAGATCGAGCGACGCATTTTCGACTTGGGGTACCGAGCAGATCGGTTCAAAGAAGCCGATATGGAGATCTACGATGCGTCATGGAATGCACGCGACCAGGAGAAGGTGGATCGGTACGGAAAGAAGTACTCGTGGATTGCCTATTTCGAGATGTGGGGCGAGCGAGAAGCTGCAAGAAAGTTGCCGGATTGGAGCATCGGAGAGAGAACGCCAGATTGCTCAATTGATCCAAGTTTTCCGAAGCGACCGCCCGGCTGGACGCCTCCAATCCCTGATCTGTTTGGCGACCCGGGTGTTGCCACCGAATCCTGGGTCGAGAGCAGTTTCATACCGAACTGGCGTCCACTGCTCGTGGTTCCTGAGATCAACGGACACCCCGGTGATTGGGTGCTTGTGCAAGGGTTTATCTACGGTGTTGACGAGAGTCATGATCGAGAGCTCTTTGCCTCCTTGCGCGGAGTCTTCGTTGCACAAAGAGATGTGGCCAGCTTTAGAGCGAAGTTTCTTGCGGTGGAGTACCCCGGGAGTAACGCAATCCCCAAAGGAGCAACTGAATATTATCTCTACGCGGGGGAGGCTGGTCGCCGTCAAAACTATGCGCGGCAGCTATACCAGCGGAACGGCCGGTACCGTCCACAAATCGCGGAGGCGTTCGACCGACACGTGCCTATGTTTCTGAAAGAGAAGACTGCGCCCGACACCGTCAAGACTGGATCGACGTCTGACGAAGCAATAGAGACGGACATTCCATTAGGCTCGATTCCGAAGCGCCACGTCCCAGGCATCCGCGTAGAGATTCCGTACATTCATTTCGGCTGGGAATCATATCCTTCGTCGATTAATGATTTTTCAGATTTCTATCTCCCCGCGCCCAAGTTGATCCAGTGCGCTGGCCTAGCGAGCAAGAATCGCGAGATCGATTTCTACGATACAATGGGCAAAGCCGGGACTCTATATCGTGAGGCCGGGGACGGTTGTAAGGGAAATCAACACAGCTTATTATACGTCCGTGCCGATCTCCTTCGGCGTTACCTGAAAGACACGCGCCAAGCTCTAGCCTGGTGCATTTGGGGCGAACGGGACTGGTTGAAGAAGATGGAAGGTCACGACAAGATCCACGACCCTGTCAGGGAACGGATCTACGAAGCACATGGCCACATTCACCGCGCGTTTTTTCTATGGTCTGTCAAGGACTCGAAGATCATCTAG
- a CDS encoding NAD-dependent epimerase/dehydratase family protein, with product MKILFTGGSSFTGFWFCKILLERGHEVVGVLTKKRNDYEGIRKKRIDYLSVHMDFVEEAPFGSEKGRNLLKTKTFDVLCHHGAYVKDYKSENFDWLFALENNTKHIQEVLSLCKEHGVGTIILTGSVFEPNEGIGDSPLRAFSPYGLSKGLTAEVFNYYATVYGLTLGKFVIPNPFGIFEEKRFTFYLIENWKRKKTAIVQTPNYIRDNIPCDLLAHCYCRFIEKMHAEKQKYCKANPSYFIESQGAFALRVSREVSNRTGWHCAVELKEQKTYTEPYMRVNFQPAHFDVPEWSEKRFWDDYITYAIENY from the coding sequence ATGAAAATTTTGTTTACGGGAGGAAGTTCTTTCACAGGATTCTGGTTCTGCAAAATCCTTTTGGAAAGAGGGCATGAGGTAGTAGGTGTGCTCACTAAAAAAAGAAATGACTATGAGGGAATAAGAAAAAAAAGAATAGATTACCTTTCTGTGCACATGGATTTTGTAGAGGAAGCCCCTTTTGGTTCAGAAAAAGGACGGAACCTTTTAAAAACCAAAACATTCGATGTTCTTTGTCATCATGGGGCCTATGTTAAAGACTACAAAAGTGAAAACTTTGATTGGCTTTTTGCCTTGGAAAACAATACGAAGCATATCCAGGAAGTCCTTAGCCTTTGTAAGGAGCATGGCGTTGGTACAATCATTCTTACCGGTTCGGTCTTTGAACCAAATGAAGGCATAGGTGACAGCCCTTTAAGAGCTTTCTCTCCTTATGGACTTTCTAAGGGCTTAACTGCAGAAGTCTTTAATTATTATGCAACTGTTTATGGGCTTACTCTAGGAAAATTCGTTATTCCTAACCCATTTGGGATCTTTGAAGAAAAAAGGTTTACTTTTTATCTTATCGAAAATTGGAAAAGAAAAAAAACGGCTATTGTCCAAACCCCAAACTATATTCGTGATAATATTCCTTGTGATCTTCTTGCTCATTGTTATTGCCGGTTTATCGAAAAGATGCATGCCGAAAAGCAAAAATATTGTAAAGCCAATCCAAGTTATTTTATAGAATCCCAAGGGGCTTTTGCCCTTAGGGTTTCTAGAGAAGTTAGCAACCGAACTGGCTGGCATTGCGCTGTAGAACTTAAGGAACAAAAGACGTATACTGAACCTTACATGCGAGTCAATTTCCAACCGGCTCATTTCGACGTTCCAGAGTGGTCTGAAAAACGATTTTGGGATGATTATATCACTTATGCTATTGAGAATTACTAA
- the tnpA gene encoding IS200/IS605 family transposase, producing the protein MTGQVRLHLLHHCVYALHYHLVLVTKYRRKALTRPMLDRLRAIAEMRWEGWGGQLLECNGESDHVHLLVALPPNLGLSRFLNNLKTTSSRLLRREFATTVARFYRKAVLWSRSYCVITCGGAPLTVLKQYIERQETPE; encoded by the coding sequence ATGACAGGTCAAGTGCGTTTGCACCTTCTCCATCACTGCGTTTACGCGCTGCACTACCATTTAGTTCTTGTCACAAAATACCGCCGCAAGGCGCTCACCCGCCCCATGCTTGACCGGTTGCGTGCTATTGCGGAAATGCGCTGGGAGGGATGGGGCGGACAGCTGCTTGAGTGCAACGGAGAATCTGACCACGTTCACTTGCTGGTTGCCTTGCCACCCAATCTTGGACTCAGCCGCTTCCTGAACAATCTCAAGACAACTTCTTCCAGGCTTCTCCGCAGAGAGTTTGCCACAACGGTCGCCCGTTTCTATCGTAAGGCAGTTCTTTGGAGCCGTTCCTACTGCGTTATCACGTGCGGGGGCGCCCCATTAACCGTCCTCAAACAGTACATCGAACGGCAAGAAACGCCGGAATAG
- a CDS encoding IS1634 family transposase, with amino-acid sequence MYLQEVRTRHKGKIYRSYIVRESHRVGKQVKARRIANVTRLPEEAREVLAAALQKKRLVPVEGLEAQEALDYGGLAVLEEAWGRFGLDEVFASIGSERKRRLLKAMIFGRILFPSSKLALREEARGTLLAKACGLEEKDLEEDELYRAMDELNGCWSGIEKKLYQGSQPQGASLVLYDLSSVYFEGEGPEGLAQYGYSRDHRQDRRQVLLAVATDGRGIPFHVEVLRGNRADRTTLTGLLVTLRRRFGIQEATFVFDGGMRSCWNLEILTGMELEYVTRSTRAKLLEILSRLPEDRQLWLTDRTRVLEIEQEGVRYVIAGGEWRAQRDRERRQSRIAQAEEVLLQITKATRREVNPVNLGSRVGRALQRLQAHKYFQYGVDASGRFWWKLDQERVKEEEATDGWYLLETNLPATKASGQAVLTHYKQLAVVEAAFSELKSYLEVLPVYHWRPDRVRNHVRICFLAFWISALLGAEWAAKGFTEEVPKVLRRLQTIRLVKLSLKGQPLIGLFSQIPPELNALLQKLDLLSLFASPPKWAM; translated from the coding sequence GTGTATTTGCAGGAGGTCCGCACACGCCACAAAGGGAAGATCTATCGATCCTATATTGTCCGAGAGTCCCACCGGGTGGGGAAGCAGGTGAAGGCACGCCGGATCGCCAACGTGACCCGGTTGCCAGAAGAAGCTCGGGAAGTGCTAGCGGCGGCCTTGCAAAAGAAGCGTCTTGTCCCTGTAGAGGGGCTCGAAGCCCAGGAGGCACTTGATTATGGAGGATTGGCCGTTCTCGAAGAAGCCTGGGGTCGCTTTGGCCTCGATGAAGTCTTTGCCAGTATTGGCTCGGAGCGGAAACGAAGGCTTTTGAAGGCAATGATCTTTGGCCGGATTCTCTTTCCTTCCTCGAAGCTGGCCCTTCGGGAGGAAGCGCGGGGGACTCTTCTGGCCAAGGCTTGTGGGCTCGAAGAGAAGGATCTGGAGGAAGACGAGCTCTACCGGGCGATGGATGAGTTGAACGGCTGTTGGAGTGGGATTGAGAAGAAGCTTTACCAAGGAAGTCAGCCGCAGGGGGCGAGCCTGGTGCTCTATGATCTTTCGAGTGTTTACTTCGAAGGGGAGGGCCCTGAGGGACTAGCGCAATATGGCTATAGTCGGGATCACCGGCAGGATCGGCGACAAGTTCTTCTGGCGGTGGCTACGGATGGTCGGGGGATTCCGTTCCATGTGGAAGTGCTGAGAGGGAATCGGGCGGACCGCACGACCTTGACGGGGCTCTTGGTCACGCTCAGACGGAGGTTTGGGATCCAAGAGGCGACCTTCGTCTTCGACGGGGGGATGAGGAGTTGTTGGAACTTGGAGATCCTGACTGGCATGGAGCTGGAGTACGTGACCCGGTCGACTCGGGCCAAGCTTCTGGAGATTCTCAGTCGTCTGCCAGAAGATCGGCAGCTTTGGCTAACGGACCGGACGCGGGTACTGGAGATTGAACAGGAGGGAGTGCGCTATGTCATTGCGGGAGGAGAATGGCGGGCTCAGCGGGACCGCGAACGGCGGCAAAGCCGCATTGCCCAAGCAGAAGAGGTGCTCCTCCAGATCACGAAGGCGACACGCCGAGAGGTGAATCCCGTGAATCTCGGCAGCCGGGTTGGCCGAGCGCTGCAGAGGCTTCAAGCGCACAAATACTTCCAGTACGGCGTCGACGCAAGCGGCCGGTTCTGGTGGAAACTGGATCAGGAGCGGGTCAAGGAAGAAGAGGCGACCGACGGTTGGTATCTCTTGGAGACCAATCTCCCGGCGACCAAGGCTTCGGGCCAGGCGGTGCTCACCCACTATAAGCAGCTAGCTGTGGTCGAAGCCGCCTTCTCGGAGCTCAAGAGCTACCTGGAAGTCCTTCCCGTCTATCACTGGCGACCGGACCGGGTCCGCAACCATGTAAGGATCTGCTTCCTGGCCTTCTGGATAAGTGCGCTGCTCGGAGCCGAATGGGCGGCTAAGGGCTTTACCGAAGAGGTGCCCAAGGTGCTTCGGCGTCTTCAGACGATCCGCTTGGTCAAACTCTCTCTAAAAGGACAACCGCTGATTGGGCTCTTCTCTCAGATTCCCCCTGAGTTGAATGCCCTGCTTCAAAAGCTCGATCTGCTTTCCCTCTTCGCTTCTCCGCCCAAGTGGGCAATGTAG
- a CDS encoding transposase: MGQQLFELSGESDHLHLLLALPANHEISRLVKSLKTTSFWLLRREYTTMVVRFSRKPSFLEPFILGYQVRESPINRTQRGYRIARGRGIGWPSPPVKPRALASALSDGGDKTEGSGGGKIVNTGMLTMERKKSS, encoded by the coding sequence ATGGGGCAGCAGTTATTTGAGTTAAGCGGAGAATCGGATCATCTTCACTTGCTGCTTGCTTTGCCAGCAAATCATGAAATCAGCCGCTTGGTGAAGAGTCTCAAGACAACTTCTTTCTGGCTTCTCCGCAGAGAGTATACCACTATGGTCGTCCGTTTCTCTCGTAAGCCAAGTTTTTTGGAGCCGTTCATACTGGGTTATCAGGTGCGGGAAAGCCCCATTAACCGTACTCAAAGAGGATATCGAATAGCAAGAGGCAGAGGAATAGGATGGCCTTCCCCACCAGTCAAACCAAGAGCTCTGGCTAGTGCACTATCCGACGGAGGGGATAAAACTGAAGGATCAGGAGGAGGAAAAATCGTTAATACAGGAATGCTGACAATGGAAAGGAAAAAAAGTAGCTAA
- the rfbC gene encoding dTDP-4-dehydrorhamnose 3,5-epimerase yields the protein MKFVPLPLDGAYLIDLEKKEDPRGFFARFFCKNEYTRHGLDPTIVQINTSFSLKRGTLRGLHYQIFPKAETKVIRCIRGALWDVIVDLRPESKTFLCHYSCELNEENRRMLFVPKGFAHGFLTLMDNTEAFYLVGEFYAPEYERGIRYNDPALNIPWPFEPLVISEKDKSYPDLDRHRVLQ from the coding sequence ATGAAATTTGTTCCACTTCCACTAGATGGGGCTTATTTGATCGATCTTGAAAAAAAGGAAGACCCAAGAGGTTTTTTTGCACGGTTTTTTTGCAAAAACGAGTATACAAGACATGGTCTTGATCCAACTATTGTGCAGATCAACACTTCTTTCAGTTTAAAAAGAGGAACCCTACGAGGTCTGCATTATCAAATTTTTCCCAAGGCGGAAACCAAAGTCATCCGGTGTATTCGTGGGGCTTTATGGGATGTCATTGTTGATTTGCGTCCGGAGTCTAAAACTTTTCTCTGTCATTATTCCTGTGAACTCAATGAGGAAAACAGACGGATGCTCTTTGTTCCTAAAGGGTTTGCGCATGGATTTTTGACATTAATGGATAACACAGAAGCCTTTTATTTAGTGGGAGAATTTTATGCTCCTGAATATGAAAGGGGAATTCGGTATAATGATCCAGCTTTAAATATTCCATGGCCTTTTGAGCCTCTAGTTATTTCAGAAAAAGACAAAAGTTATCCTGACTTAGACAGGCATAGAGTCCTCCAATGA
- a CDS encoding NAD-dependent epimerase/dehydratase family protein produces the protein MKKVLITGNKGYIGAHLVSLCKEYGFEVIGCDIGFFEGCHWDSIVPADEQWEMDFLSIDERKLEGIDVICHLAAISNDPMGELDEKLTYRINRDGSVALAKKAKKAGIPLFLYAGSCSVYGKAGSLDLDETAPFNPVSAYAQSKVEAEKEISQLADASFSPVFLRNATAFGYSPMLRIDLVANNLLACALALKQIRVLSDGTPWRPLVHCKDIARAFIALIQAPREKIHNQAINIGGNEENYQVRQIVDKVKQLVPQAEVVYTGEVGADPRNYRVSFDKLSKTLPDFKLDYSLDRGLEELYESMVKKKFSKEDFESDRFVRLRRLKKKLMK, from the coding sequence ATGAAAAAAGTTCTAATCACTGGTAATAAAGGCTATATAGGGGCGCATCTGGTTTCCCTATGTAAAGAATATGGCTTTGAAGTTATAGGGTGTGATATTGGATTTTTTGAAGGCTGCCATTGGGATTCTATTGTGCCAGCTGATGAACAATGGGAGATGGATTTTTTGTCGATTGACGAAAGAAAGCTTGAAGGCATTGATGTCATCTGCCATCTGGCTGCTATATCCAACGATCCCATGGGAGAACTTGATGAGAAACTTACTTATCGTATAAACCGTGATGGGTCGGTTGCTTTAGCTAAAAAAGCTAAAAAAGCTGGTATCCCGTTATTTCTATATGCAGGGAGTTGTTCAGTTTATGGGAAAGCCGGTTCTTTAGATTTAGATGAAACGGCTCCTTTTAATCCTGTATCGGCTTATGCACAATCCAAAGTGGAAGCTGAAAAAGAGATATCGCAACTGGCAGATGCCTCTTTTTCCCCTGTTTTCTTAAGAAACGCAACGGCTTTTGGTTATTCTCCGATGCTAAGGATTGATCTTGTGGCCAATAATCTGCTCGCCTGTGCTTTGGCCTTGAAGCAGATTAGGGTTTTGAGCGATGGAACCCCTTGGAGACCCCTCGTTCATTGTAAAGATATTGCGCGAGCGTTTATTGCACTTATCCAGGCTCCGAGAGAGAAAATTCATAATCAAGCAATTAATATAGGAGGGAACGAAGAGAACTATCAGGTCAGACAGATTGTTGATAAGGTCAAGCAGTTAGTGCCACAAGCCGAAGTGGTGTATACGGGAGAGGTTGGAGCTGACCCAAGAAATTATAGAGTATCTTTTGATAAACTCTCCAAAACACTGCCTGATTTTAAGCTTGATTATTCTCTGGATAGAGGCTTAGAAGAGCTCTATGAATCAATGGTAAAAAAGAAATTTTCCAAGGAAGATTTTGAGTCTGATCGATTTGTCCGGTTACGGAGGCTAAAAAAGAAGTTGATGAAATAA
- a CDS encoding glucose-1-phosphate cytidylyltransferase, whose protein sequence is MNLSQIPIFVLCGGMGTRLREETEFRPKPMVTIGKHPILWHILQSYSKFGFRRFILCLGYKSEMIKSYFHNFFSFNNDCTINLKNNKTVIHESIEQIDWEITMAYTGERSMTGSRIAQAAKKYVGDSEYFGVTYGDGLTDVNLADEFYFHLNHKKIGTILGVNPPSRFGELEVDGDQVICFREKPDFENDWINGGYFFFRREFLSYLSEDENCILERAPLFNLARDGELKVYKHKGFWACMDTQRDRDILVKMVEEGNTPWLTKK, encoded by the coding sequence ATGAACTTAAGCCAAATTCCTATTTTTGTGTTGTGTGGAGGAATGGGGACACGATTAAGGGAAGAAACGGAGTTTAGACCAAAACCCATGGTAACAATTGGCAAGCATCCTATCCTTTGGCATATTTTGCAAAGTTATTCTAAGTTTGGCTTCAGAAGGTTTATCCTTTGTTTGGGATATAAATCTGAAATGATCAAAAGTTATTTCCACAATTTTTTTTCTTTCAACAATGATTGCACAATCAATTTAAAGAACAATAAGACGGTTATCCACGAAAGCATCGAGCAGATTGATTGGGAAATTACCATGGCTTACACGGGAGAAAGGTCCATGACGGGAAGTCGGATTGCTCAAGCAGCAAAAAAGTATGTGGGTGATTCCGAATATTTTGGAGTGACTTATGGAGATGGGTTGACCGATGTGAATCTTGCTGATGAATTTTACTTTCATCTTAACCACAAAAAAATTGGTACCATTCTAGGAGTCAATCCACCCTCCAGGTTTGGGGAACTGGAAGTGGATGGAGATCAGGTTATTTGTTTCCGAGAAAAACCTGACTTCGAAAACGATTGGATTAATGGAGGATATTTCTTTTTCAGACGAGAATTTCTTTCTTATTTATCCGAAGATGAAAACTGTATCCTTGAGCGAGCTCCCCTTTTTAATTTGGCTAGAGATGGGGAACTGAAAGTCTACAAGCACAAAGGGTTTTGGGCGTGTATGGATACACAGAGAGATAGAGACATTCTTGTTAAAATGGTCGAGGAAGGCAATACCCCCTGGTTGACCAAAAAATAG
- the lhgO gene encoding L-2-hydroxyglutarate oxidase — translation MKNDYPIIIIGGGIIGLALGYKLLRSKKVSSLIILEKEKEVGQHQSSHNSGVLHAGLYYAVGSLKAKLAVDGIRQMVSFCRENGIAHEICGKLVVAKEEAELSELHRLKKQGDANGLVGLQILDSKEMKKIEPFASGIASIYVPEEGIVDYRQVCQVLATKIELMGGEIFREAKVVDIKKKGRSWNVRTVGGNFLTSFLVNCAGLYCDRICRLAMGHCPIRIVPFRGEYFEIKEHRKYLVKNLIYPVPDPRFPFLGVHLTRMINGKVEAGPNAVLSFSREGYSKGSFDWRDTYEILSYQGLWNFLKRYPLAAWEEWKRSKRKSLFCKAIQKLVPEIQEQDLIAGAVGIRAQALFPDGKLVNDFLFVKDEGVLHLLNAPSPGATASLAIADEIVNRIEA, via the coding sequence ATGAAAAATGACTACCCAATAATAATTATTGGTGGGGGTATCATTGGCCTGGCTTTGGGCTATAAGCTTCTGCGATCCAAGAAAGTTTCTTCTCTTATAATTCTAGAAAAAGAAAAAGAAGTAGGACAACACCAAAGCAGCCATAATAGTGGGGTGCTCCATGCTGGGCTTTATTACGCAGTTGGTAGTCTTAAAGCCAAACTCGCTGTCGATGGCATCAGACAGATGGTTTCTTTTTGTCGGGAAAATGGGATTGCTCATGAAATTTGTGGAAAATTGGTCGTTGCTAAAGAAGAGGCGGAACTCTCTGAACTCCATCGACTAAAAAAGCAAGGGGATGCGAATGGTCTTGTTGGATTACAAATTCTAGATTCCAAAGAGATGAAAAAAATTGAACCTTTTGCCAGCGGAATTGCTTCAATTTACGTTCCAGAAGAAGGAATTGTGGATTATAGGCAAGTCTGTCAGGTGCTTGCTACTAAAATTGAACTCATGGGAGGGGAAATCTTTCGGGAAGCCAAGGTGGTTGACATTAAGAAAAAAGGTAGGTCGTGGAATGTCAGAACAGTGGGAGGAAATTTTTTGACTTCTTTTCTAGTCAATTGTGCCGGGCTTTATTGCGATAGAATATGCCGTTTAGCAATGGGGCATTGTCCCATTCGAATTGTTCCTTTTAGAGGAGAATATTTCGAAATCAAAGAGCATAGGAAATACCTTGTTAAAAATTTGATCTATCCTGTTCCAGATCCTCGTTTTCCTTTTTTGGGTGTTCATCTGACCCGAATGATTAATGGAAAAGTTGAAGCAGGGCCAAATGCCGTTCTCTCTTTTTCAAGAGAGGGCTACTCTAAAGGCAGCTTCGATTGGAGGGATACCTATGAAATCTTATCTTATCAAGGATTATGGAATTTTTTAAAACGATATCCTCTTGCAGCATGGGAAGAGTGGAAAAGATCAAAAAGGAAAAGCCTTTTTTGCAAGGCGATCCAAAAGTTGGTACCAGAAATTCAAGAACAAGACTTGATTGCAGGAGCTGTTGGAATTCGGGCTCAAGCCCTCTTCCCCGATGGGAAACTTGTCAATGACTTTTTGTTTGTTAAAGATGAAGGAGTGCTTCATCTTCTTAATGCTCCTAGTCCTGGAGCAACAGCTTCATTGGCGATCGCTGATGAAATCGTAAATAGAATTGAAGCCTAA